A window from Enterocloster bolteae encodes these proteins:
- a CDS encoding DUF3848 domain-containing protein has protein sequence MNTNDLNTALYEKMAAEQDKYRDWLKSQPPEEILHHTYEYTIREDIVMAMEELELTDAQAEALLESPSPLADVYRYFDKLETGYMDVIRDSIESRANEVCREPEELNPMVVYLHSASYATKHGETDAYWLSDQANFSCKVAIEQAISAHYRDNRLDTASAVQEILEEFGAERLNFILANTIQHKDADGRISRDNKAWAKTIPMPEDSATSQQCADLIVDRVNPGLVDLFTRQARKTVQEKEKGSVLQKLKQELPVHKPAAPKKREPER, from the coding sequence ATGAATACCAACGATCTGAATACGGCCCTTTATGAAAAGATGGCCGCTGAGCAGGACAAATACAGGGACTGGCTGAAAAGCCAGCCCCCGGAAGAAATCCTGCACCACACCTATGAGTACACCATCCGTGAGGACATCGTGATGGCGATGGAGGAACTGGAGCTGACCGATGCCCAGGCAGAGGCACTTTTGGAATCTCCCTCGCCGCTGGCGGATGTGTACCGCTATTTTGATAAGCTGGAGACCGGCTATATGGATGTGATCCGAGACAGCATTGAAAGTCGAGCCAATGAGGTATGCAGAGAACCAGAAGAACTTAATCCCATGGTAGTTTATCTTCATTCTGCTTCATACGCGACTAAGCATGGAGAAACAGACGCATACTGGCTTTCTGACCAGGCGAATTTTTCCTGCAAAGTTGCCATTGAGCAGGCGATCAGTGCCCATTATAGGGATAACAGGCTGGATACTGCTTCTGCGGTGCAAGAGATTTTGGAGGAATTTGGAGCAGAGCGGCTGAACTTTATTCTCGCCAATACCATTCAGCATAAGGATGCAGATGGGCGGATTTCTCGTGATAACAAAGCATGGGCAAAGACCATTCCAATGCCGGAGGATAGTGCCACTTCCCAGCAATGTGCCGATCTGATAGTGGATCGAGTCAATCCGGGACTGGTGGATCTGTTTACAAGACAGGCTCGAAAGACCGTTCAGGAGAAAGAAAAAGGCTCTGTCCTGCAAAAGCTCAAACAGGAGCTGCCTGTCCATAAGCCTGCCGCCCCGAAGAAACGGGAGCCGGAGAGATGA